The following nucleotide sequence is from Bactrocera oleae isolate idBacOlea1 chromosome 2, idBacOlea1, whole genome shotgun sequence.
atatgtatctgcGTCGTTGCAGCAAAATCCAGTTCACATCCCTTAATTCATAACCACACTTCTAGTTAAAAGCTGCAGCAATAATTATTTCGAATTTTCCCTCACATTCTTTTCGGCTCATCACCTAAAATTTCTGGTTTTTACACTTTCACGTCTAGGATTAGCCAAGTTCCAACTGCTAGTAAAATTCTTGcagaaatgtttataaaaaatatgaaaacattttcgttctttgtttaaatgttttttccGAACAATGTTGTTTCACAATGTTTTGCAGCCAGCAGCAGCGTTTCAAATAACGAAAGTAATTAAACGAAATTTGCAAATgcagaaattataataaaaaatcaacaCTTCAAAAGCAAGAGGAAAAACttagtattttaaagttttatttacgtctccatatataaataaataaacaagtatatatatataaatatatatatatataaatttataaagtggaaagaagaaaaagtaataaattaaataatagtttttaatagtttttaaacaaaaacagtgtgtattttctatttcaaaaaaaaaaaactcagcgTTCAAAGTAAAAGGAAGGAAGCAGTAGTGCTTCCTGAAATAAAATTCTCAACCTGTTCTGAGCTAGCATTCTCCTcaataaaaccaaatatttcGCCAGAGACAGCATGTTCCTTCGCTTGATTTCTATCGAAAACGGCTCAGCTACATCTCACCGGAATAAGATACCTAATACCACCGCGACTTAGAAGCATAGTACTGTCGATTCTTACACTTACTGGACTCCAAGTGGTCTTTTATATCATTAACCTATGGCAAACGAAGAGTTCGCGTTGCTTTAAAGTAAGTTTTGTGAGCTTCCTTTCTTTGGAAAAGTTGCTATGTGTGGTTAGTTTCTCAAATAAACACTCGATTCCAGTTAGTCTGAAGAATGGATCACGgtacaaatattgaaatttgaggTTCcctaaattgaaatgaaatacaTTCAGTTTGAGTACGCATCGCCTTCTTTATAAACTCACTCTAAAACTGCTGAAACACGAAAAGAATGAAAAGTGCGAGGGCGCTGGTGCAAACATTTTGGCTCAAGctgaaatttacaaaatattgtgaaattttataGTCTCTTCGCATTTCGACGCATACGATATCAATGAGCGAAACGTTCTGTTTCTGTGCTTTTCGGTTACTTAGACGAAGTGATTTCGGTGAACCTCTGCCCGCATTGCTGTTCTTCGTATTATGTATGTCTTGTGTACGATAGCTATAGAAGCCTAGAACAACGAGTAAACTCGGTCCACCGGAGGAATAGAGCTATAGAAGGAGCTTATTTGGAGGGATAAAGCCCAACTTTAATCTTATAGCTCTCGAATTGATTGATTCAGTCCCACGATGAGCTTGTTGAACATAGTAAACCACCTGACACCAGTATTTGAAACGCTGTTCGAGACAGTCAGATGGGTGATGAAAGTGACAAGTCAATTGTAAAAGAGGAATGTGCCTCCATTAGCAAAATAAGTTTTCTAACATCTGGTTCTTATGTTGTAGAAGTAGCAGCGTAAGCAAATATTCGGAGAATCTGTTATAATAGAAGTTTTGAAACGGATATAAATCTGTGTGCGTTGCGGTTACGAAGACCCGAAATGGTATGGATTCAAGTAGTATTGAGTTGAAGTGGTAACCGATTCTGGTTTCTCCACAGTGTAGGGGACTTTCCGACTTTCTGCAGATAAATTTAGTGGCTACTGTGGTTTTTAATTGCAATTCATGGGCTTGTagacattttgttaatttttatatcaaaaagaAAACCATTTGGTGCAAATCGAATACagccatataaaaatatgtgcgtCATTGCAAAGAGGCTTACTGAATGAGAAATGAGTTGAAGTAGTTTCCTCTTTGCGTTTTTCGTAAAATAGTAGTTCAAAGTCATTTCATATTATACGCCTATAATTAAGGTAAGAGTAGTATGCGAAAAATTTACTCAGTACCTATTTTCGCGATACCCCATTAGCTCCTCTCAGCCGCCTCCTCTGTATGTAAGTAAAAACGATGTTAACAAGAAAGTGTTAATTTCGTGTTTGAGAACTTGAAATATGATATTCCTTAAAAAGAATTATGGCATGCTGCCCATTTCACTTCGCACACATTCCAACAAACGAAAAAGTATACCACACTTTAGAATTGGTTGTCAGGGCAACCATTTATGGTCAAAACAAATGCTAGCATTGCGGTACCCAGATGTGTTACAATTAGAAATCACAGTTACTCGATTGCAATTGCCTATCCAATAACAAGCAAAATTTTCACGCTCTCAATATGGCTACAGAGGATTCTTGGGTCTTGGATTCGTTGGTGTGTTTCTTGCATGGGCCCGTCTGGAATGCGCCTCTGCAGACTTTCATAGAGGAAAAATCGTTAGGTAAATTAATTGAGAGccaatttaagttttttgtttggaatcaatttcttttaacaaaccTTCTTTGGCTGCAGTCTTCGATCCCAATATGCATATTAATGAGGACAGTCCCGATATTGTGGCGATTCATAATGAGTATAAAAATCTGGTGGATTACATGTTGGGCAGTTTCATGGAGGAAATGCAAATCACGCCGGAACAATTTGAGACTGCCTGCATGGAAGGTAGAAATCCGGACAATCATTTGCACTTTCACCAGGGACTCTTTCAGCAGGtgagtatacaaatataaaacaagCCGGGACcagtattcaaaaatttttagcgTCTCTTAAACATTTAGATTTGGGCAGCGAATGATATCAAAATGTTTATACGCATGATGACCCAACGGAATGTAGAGCTGCAACTACAAGCCTTGGATTTGATAGAGAAAAATCAATTGGCACTGCTGCAGGAAAGTGACGCGGTTGACAGTGCTAGTCCCACTGAAAGCAGCAGttcaaatttgtatgttttttattCGAAAACCAAATaatctcatttttatttttataagcacCGCTATTCGAAATTACAGTGAGAAA
It contains:
- the LOC106617360 gene encoding cilia- and flagella-associated protein 36; amino-acid sequence: MATEDSWVLDSLVCFLHGPVWNAPLQTFIEEKSLVFDPNMHINEDSPDIVAIHNEYKNLVDYMLGSFMEEMQITPEQFETACMEGRNPDNHLHFHQGLFQQIWAANDIKMFIRMMTQRNVELQLQALDLIEKNQLALLQESDAVDSASPTESSSSNFEKYDEVEDFIAKSVEKELGSPDAAVTPEPENAEASVSDKFERLNLFFDNQKVNPDDVVSRQEYLRQQRDKIVEIKKKTRAKQLSETVARRSASEPTSTGRPSSAQVAQRLLENGGKTTELLDKASGEEIAGEPQNSALQLRKTLAKRLRAEVVEQQ